In Brevibacillus brevis, a genomic segment contains:
- a CDS encoding tyrosine-type recombinase/integrase, with protein sequence MASIEKRGANSWRLTVELGYGPNGERLRERKVIKVEDPALLKTKKKLREYLESEWLKFKLEVEAGEYITPEKMTFAAFIEEWRTKYAEKQLAPKTLKEYLGHIRNHILPALGHKRLDEIKPMHIITLMDRLSNPGSRKDDRGQMLSGRTIQYIYSVMRNIFAQAESWKLIKSNPIKEIKKPKAEKKKAQFYEADEAQEVIKALNEEPLMWRLLILGAIIGGFRRGELIALEWPQVLFAENAIHIKKSIPLTADGKVYEKEPKNGEDRIVQMPGWYMEEMRRYHLQWREEKMKIRDRWEGGDREYVFHAGYGKPLYFTYPSEWWSKFVKRHGLRYIRFHDLRHSSATLLIHQGASLKAIQERLGHKQHQTTADIYAHVTKQVSRDLADKFDQFDPKKQSI encoded by the coding sequence ATGGCAAGTATTGAAAAGCGCGGCGCTAATTCTTGGCGTTTAACCGTTGAATTGGGGTATGGACCTAATGGAGAACGGTTGCGTGAAAGAAAAGTCATTAAGGTTGAAGATCCAGCGTTATTGAAAACAAAAAAGAAACTTAGAGAGTATCTGGAAAGTGAGTGGCTTAAATTCAAGCTTGAGGTTGAGGCCGGTGAGTACATCACTCCTGAGAAGATGACCTTCGCCGCCTTTATTGAAGAGTGGAGAACCAAGTACGCTGAAAAGCAGCTTGCCCCAAAAACCTTAAAAGAGTACTTGGGTCATATTCGGAATCACATCCTGCCAGCACTCGGGCACAAAAGACTTGATGAAATCAAACCGATGCACATCATCACCCTTATGGATCGTCTCTCCAATCCTGGATCAAGGAAAGACGACCGCGGCCAAATGCTATCTGGACGTACCATTCAATACATCTACTCGGTCATGCGGAATATATTCGCCCAAGCGGAAAGTTGGAAACTCATTAAATCTAATCCGATAAAGGAAATTAAGAAACCAAAGGCAGAAAAGAAAAAAGCTCAATTCTACGAAGCTGATGAGGCACAAGAGGTGATCAAAGCGCTGAATGAAGAGCCATTGATGTGGCGACTACTCATCCTCGGGGCAATAATCGGTGGATTTAGACGCGGTGAATTGATTGCACTAGAGTGGCCGCAGGTACTTTTCGCTGAAAATGCGATCCATATCAAAAAGAGTATTCCACTTACAGCAGATGGTAAGGTATATGAAAAAGAGCCGAAAAACGGTGAGGATCGCATCGTACAGATGCCAGGTTGGTATATGGAGGAAATGCGCCGATACCATTTACAATGGCGAGAAGAAAAGATGAAAATCCGGGACAGATGGGAGGGGGGTGACCGTGAATATGTATTTCACGCCGGCTACGGAAAGCCGCTATACTTTACCTACCCTTCCGAGTGGTGGAGTAAATTCGTAAAGCGTCACGGGCTGCGATACATCAGGTTCCACGATCTACGACACAGCTCAGCTACATTGCTCATCCATCAGGGTGCATCTTTGAAAGCGATCCAGGAGCGTCTGGGGCATAAGCAACACCAAACGACGGCAGATATCTACGCACACGTTACCAAACAAGTGAGTCGGGACCTCGCGGACAAATTCGACCAGTTCGACCCCAAAAAACAGTCGATTTGA
- a CDS encoding HAD family hydrolase, with the protein MSKRWVTFDLDGTLMQNPFGAWVFPEIAEAVQGKLGRAHDIVAEMVEEHEARMRQGRFVEAYDWDEILNGRLRSLGIDEAMEIEPLVRKHSVPPKIGLLESGIREALLEVKAGGFSLAAVTNGFYKFQAPVMEALGLLELFDEVVTPERAGAGKPDPAILRPLDGRIIAHVGDRLDHDVLLAARAGAAAVLVYRKLPVELKSMSPCMRVQDPRAVRLLIEKGMKESKQDDWMELPKELLPTAVIFSMQELRGILIAEKES; encoded by the coding sequence ATGAGCAAGCGCTGGGTTACGTTCGATTTGGATGGGACACTCATGCAAAATCCTTTTGGAGCTTGGGTATTTCCGGAGATTGCGGAAGCCGTCCAGGGGAAGCTGGGCAGGGCACACGACATCGTAGCTGAAATGGTGGAGGAGCACGAAGCACGCATGAGGCAGGGCCGCTTTGTGGAAGCCTATGATTGGGACGAGATATTGAACGGACGGCTGCGCTCTCTGGGAATCGACGAAGCGATGGAGATCGAGCCACTGGTGCGAAAGCATTCCGTGCCGCCGAAAATCGGGCTTTTGGAGAGCGGGATTCGGGAGGCTCTCTTGGAAGTAAAGGCCGGCGGTTTTTCGCTTGCCGCTGTCACAAACGGTTTTTACAAGTTTCAGGCACCGGTCATGGAAGCGTTGGGGCTGCTGGAGCTGTTCGACGAAGTCGTGACGCCGGAGCGGGCCGGAGCAGGGAAGCCCGACCCCGCCATTCTCCGGCCGCTTGACGGAAGGATCATCGCTCATGTGGGGGACCGCCTTGATCACGATGTGCTGCTGGCCGCGCGGGCAGGTGCTGCGGCAGTCCTGGTTTATCGAAAGCTTCCCGTGGAATTGAAAAGCATGAGTCCGTGTATGCGGGTTCAGGATCCGAGAGCGGTTCGCCTGCTCATCGAGAAAGGGATGAAAGAGTCCAAACAGGATGATTGGATGGAGCTTCCGAAGGAGCTGCTGCCCACAGCAGTGATCTTTTCTATGCAGGAGCTCCGTGGGATTTTGATTGCGGAGAAAGAGAGTTAG
- a CDS encoding extracellular solute-binding protein, with protein MRRVGIWLIAVALLSVLAACSGSPSSAPGGSTAGTAQTPSAEPAKGETVELVMYSWRPEDKEAYAKFIAAFEQLHPNIKVSFKPFKSTEYNTILSNSLTAGSGVDIVQLRPYSGTTSIADAGYLLPLDDVKGVQDIPKAYLDAARGSDQKVYGVPLSINSAVIFYNPKLFADNGLQPPRTWDELLQVCKALQAKGIVPIAQAGKAAYLLSITHSVIGTSAYGGNEYVEKLLSGEATLTDAFFKESIRRMQELAPFFPPDFIAIDDKDAQVLFSTGKAAMYINGSYRLETFEKQNPDLPIDILPGLAKEQGGDTPIINWVDGAYGIAKATKHPDEAKAFMEFLASREFGQMFSDDLSRLSAITGVTPKHPLVQKVAQLSDKSMVPFLMLVHFGEGTPTTKTTFEDSLQGMYIGKLTVDKVAEDTQASAGKWFKPKK; from the coding sequence ATGAGACGTGTAGGGATCTGGCTGATAGCGGTCGCGCTTCTGTCGGTATTGGCGGCATGCAGCGGCTCGCCTTCTTCTGCACCGGGTGGGTCAACTGCAGGGACGGCGCAGACGCCATCGGCAGAGCCGGCAAAAGGGGAGACGGTCGAGCTGGTGATGTACAGCTGGCGTCCTGAGGACAAAGAGGCGTATGCAAAGTTTATCGCCGCGTTTGAACAATTGCATCCCAACATCAAGGTAAGCTTCAAGCCGTTCAAATCCACGGAATACAATACCATTCTGAGCAATTCCTTGACAGCCGGCTCAGGGGTGGATATCGTCCAGCTCCGTCCATACTCTGGCACGACATCGATTGCTGATGCGGGTTATTTGCTGCCGCTTGACGACGTAAAGGGAGTGCAGGACATTCCGAAAGCCTACCTGGATGCGGCCCGCGGCAGCGATCAAAAGGTATACGGTGTGCCGCTTTCCATCAACTCGGCCGTCATTTTCTACAATCCCAAACTGTTTGCGGACAATGGCCTGCAGCCGCCTCGGACGTGGGATGAGCTGCTGCAAGTCTGCAAGGCTCTCCAAGCCAAAGGGATCGTCCCCATCGCACAGGCCGGAAAAGCAGCCTATCTGCTTTCCATCACTCATAGCGTCATCGGAACGAGTGCGTACGGCGGAAATGAGTACGTAGAGAAGCTTCTTTCCGGGGAAGCCACCCTGACGGATGCCTTCTTCAAGGAATCGATCAGACGGATGCAGGAACTGGCCCCGTTTTTCCCGCCCGATTTTATCGCCATCGATGACAAGGATGCCCAGGTGCTCTTCTCTACCGGCAAAGCAGCCATGTACATCAACGGAAGCTACCGCTTGGAAACGTTCGAGAAGCAAAACCCCGACCTGCCGATTGACATTTTGCCTGGCCTGGCGAAGGAGCAGGGGGGAGACACGCCGATCATCAATTGGGTCGATGGAGCCTACGGCATTGCGAAGGCGACCAAGCATCCGGATGAAGCCAAGGCCTTCATGGAGTTCCTCGCTTCCAGGGAGTTCGGCCAGATGTTCAGCGACGATTTGAGTAGATTGAGTGCGATAACCGGTGTGACACCGAAGCATCCGCTGGTGCAAAAAGTGGCGCAGCTGAGCGACAAGAGTATGGTGCCTTTCCTGATGCTTGTTCATTTTGGCGAAGGAACCCCCACCACCAAAACGACCTTTGAAGATTCGCTGCAAGGGATGTACATCGGGAAGCTGACCGTAGACAAAGTAGCGGAGGATACGCAGGCGTCCGCGGGCAAGTGGTTCAAGCCAAAGAAGTAG
- a CDS encoding metal-binding protein ZinT, producing the protein MKSSFAKGVRICTIGSLLVLGGCQTPYSPEGESAANEIRSSASPATDSSHTHEQNGHDHDHSHAHDAETKKIYDGYFEDSQVKDRSLSDWEGDWQSVYPYLQDGTLDEVFAYKAKQKGDKTADEYKKYYREGYETDVERIVIEGSTVTFYKKGEKNSGEYVYDGREILTYEAGNRGVRYIFRRAKEAERLPAYIQFSDHNIYPHKADHYHLYWGDDRKALLGEVKHWPTYYPAKMDGHDIAHEMMAH; encoded by the coding sequence ATGAAAAGTTCATTTGCGAAAGGGGTACGCATATGCACGATTGGTTCCCTGTTGGTACTCGGGGGTTGTCAGACTCCATATTCGCCCGAAGGAGAATCCGCTGCTAATGAAATACGATCATCCGCATCGCCTGCAACAGACTCTTCCCACACGCATGAGCAGAATGGACACGATCACGACCATAGCCACGCGCACGATGCAGAAACGAAGAAAATATATGACGGCTATTTTGAAGACAGCCAAGTGAAGGATCGTTCGCTCTCCGATTGGGAGGGAGACTGGCAATCCGTCTATCCCTATTTGCAAGACGGTACGCTTGACGAGGTGTTTGCTTATAAAGCGAAACAGAAAGGCGACAAGACAGCTGATGAATATAAGAAGTACTATCGCGAAGGGTATGAAACGGATGTGGAGCGTATCGTAATTGAGGGGAGTACGGTAACGTTCTACAAAAAGGGAGAAAAAAATTCGGGCGAGTATGTCTATGACGGACGCGAAATTCTTACCTACGAAGCGGGAAATAGGGGAGTCAGGTACATATTTAGACGGGCAAAAGAAGCGGAAAGGCTTCCGGCGTATATTCAATTCAGTGATCATAATATCTATCCCCATAAAGCGGATCACTACCACCTGTATTGGGGAGACGACCGCAAGGCATTATTGGGGGAAGTCAAGCATTGGCCTACCTACTACCCGGCAAAAATGGACGGACATGATATTGCCCATGAGATGATGGCGCATTAG
- a CDS encoding sugar ABC transporter permease codes for MPVMEKSSEVQRKTSGSRRGSWKKHLVHLFLLPALLFYVWFQVYPIFSAFLNSFFSWDGLRRSSFIGLENFVRLFTESPYKEFFFRGLGHNVIFFIGIVLSKLVVAFILALFINSKIRGKEFFKMVIFMPKLLSVIVVGFLFSLILNPTYGALNTFLKFIGLEEWARPWLGSPDTALYTVILVNSWYGLGFAVLIFLAGLQAIPAEIYDAAKIDGASGLTMLWRMTVPLAMPSIMVMTILSFIGAFETFELIFAMQGSQAGPYYSTDVLATYFYRLAFGTVAGGESIGLGSALAVVLFLMISSATAILLFFFRRKEYEQ; via the coding sequence ATGCCTGTGATGGAAAAATCGTCGGAAGTGCAGCGAAAGACTTCCGGATCACGGCGGGGCAGCTGGAAGAAGCATCTCGTGCATTTGTTTTTGCTGCCAGCGCTTCTCTTTTACGTCTGGTTTCAGGTTTATCCGATCTTCTCCGCCTTTCTCAACAGCTTCTTTTCCTGGGATGGTCTGCGCCGCAGCTCGTTTATCGGTTTGGAAAACTTCGTTCGCCTGTTTACCGAATCTCCCTATAAGGAGTTTTTCTTCCGCGGGCTCGGACACAATGTCATCTTTTTCATCGGGATCGTGCTCTCGAAGCTGGTTGTCGCTTTTATTCTTGCGTTGTTCATCAACAGTAAAATTCGCGGAAAAGAGTTTTTTAAAATGGTGATCTTCATGCCAAAGCTGCTGTCGGTGATCGTCGTCGGCTTTTTGTTCAGCCTGATTTTGAATCCGACGTACGGCGCTCTAAATACCTTTCTCAAGTTCATCGGTCTGGAGGAGTGGGCGAGACCGTGGCTCGGCAGCCCGGATACGGCACTCTACACAGTCATTTTGGTCAACAGCTGGTACGGCCTTGGATTCGCCGTGCTCATTTTTCTGGCGGGCTTGCAAGCGATCCCTGCCGAGATTTACGACGCCGCCAAGATTGATGGCGCATCCGGCCTGACCATGCTATGGAGAATGACGGTCCCGCTGGCAATGCCTTCGATTATGGTGATGACGATTTTGAGTTTTATCGGTGCCTTCGAGACATTCGAGCTGATTTTTGCCATGCAGGGCTCACAGGCAGGGCCTTACTATTCAACGGATGTGCTGGCGACCTACTTTTACCGGCTGGCATTCGGTACGGTTGCGGGAGGGGAATCGATCGGGCTCGGATCGGCATTGGCGGTCGTACTCTTTCTGATGATTTCGAGCGCGACGGCGATTTTGCTCTTTTTCTTCCGGCGCAAGGAGTACGAACAGTAG
- a CDS encoding carbohydrate ABC transporter permease, whose translation MSLRIGLYAKYLVLLLFSFLALYPIFLMIISSFKSNMEILTSPLGLPHSLAGANYAEVWERVNFGAYVWNSVYVSALSVFFILFLSSLAAFYLSRYPFRWNPYVLFFFMLGLMLPMKLAILPLHMIMLDLHLLDTLTSLVILYVAGGIPFGVFVFYGFFKTLPTELDQSARLDGCNGFQVYYKIILPLMKPALATVGIVHLIGVWNDFFYPLIFLKSEELSTIPLGVLTLFGEYDTEWNLLFASLTISSLPMIIAFLFASKQFIEGLTSGAIK comes from the coding sequence GTGTCGCTGCGGATCGGACTCTACGCCAAGTACCTGGTTCTGCTGCTATTTTCGTTTTTGGCTCTGTACCCTATCTTTCTCATGATCATCTCCTCGTTCAAGAGCAATATGGAAATCCTCACTTCTCCTCTGGGGCTGCCGCATTCGCTTGCTGGCGCGAACTACGCGGAAGTGTGGGAGCGTGTGAACTTTGGCGCCTATGTGTGGAACAGCGTCTACGTGAGCGCCCTGTCGGTGTTTTTCATCCTGTTTCTCTCGTCTTTGGCGGCATTTTACTTGTCGCGCTATCCGTTTCGCTGGAATCCGTATGTGCTGTTTTTCTTCATGCTGGGACTAATGCTCCCGATGAAGCTGGCGATTCTGCCGCTGCACATGATCATGCTGGATCTGCATTTGCTGGATACACTGACGTCCTTAGTCATTTTGTATGTGGCGGGGGGAATCCCGTTCGGTGTTTTTGTGTTTTACGGCTTTTTCAAAACGCTACCGACCGAGCTAGATCAATCGGCGAGGCTGGATGGCTGCAACGGGTTTCAGGTGTATTATAAGATCATCCTGCCGTTGATGAAGCCGGCTCTCGCTACGGTGGGAATCGTTCACTTGATCGGGGTTTGGAACGACTTTTTTTACCCGCTCATTTTTCTGAAAAGCGAAGAGCTGAGCACGATCCCGCTTGGGGTGCTGACGCTGTTCGGCGAGTATGATACCGAGTGGAATCTGCTGTTCGCGAGCCTGACGATCTCGTCACTGCCGATGATTATCGCGTTTTTGTTCGCATCGAAACAATTTATCGAAGGATTGACCTCGGGGGCGATTAAATAA